The following nucleotide sequence is from Thermoleophilaceae bacterium.
CTGGCGTACTCGCGCCAGCCGAAGCGCTCGTAGACCCTCCGGAGCGGCGTGGGCGCCCACCAGTTGGCGGAGCCCAGCAGCGCCATGAGCGAGGGCACGAGCAGCGCGCGGATGACCGAGGCGTCGATCAGCACCGCCAGTGCTGTGCCGATTCCGAGCTCCTTGATGAACACGATCTGCGACGTGGCGAACGCGCCGATCGCCACGGCGAACAACAACGCCGCCGCGGTGACTATGCGGCCCGTACGCTCGAGCCCGGTGGCGACTGCCTCGGAGTTCGGGATCCCAGCGTCGTGCGCCTCCTTGATCCGCGACAGCAGGAACACCGCGTAGTCCGTGGACAGCCCGAACCCGACGGCGAACAGCAGGATCGGCTGGGTGGCGTCCACAGCGCCCTGGCCTCGATACCCGAGGACACCCTCGAGGTTGCCGTGCTGGAAGAGCAGCACCAGGATGCCGAACACGGCGCTCAGGTTGAGCGCGTTCATCAGCACCGCCTTGACCGGGAGCACAACGGAGCCGGTGAGCAGGAACAGGATGATCAGCGTCGCGCCGATCACGGCCCCGAGCACCGCCGGAAGGTGGGTGGCCAGGCTGTGCTCGAGATCAACGAACGAAGCCGTCTGCCCGGCGACGCCCACGTAGAACGGTTCGTCCAGCGCTCGCACGCTCTTCACGAGGCGCTGAGTGGTTCCCGTGAGCGGCCCCTGCTCGGGCGCGACCGCCAGCAGCGAGGTAGCGGTGCCGGCCGGCTGGGCGGGCGCAACCGCTGACACGTCGGGCAGCGCCTGGATCCGATGGGCGAGCGCCCGAACCTGAGGTGAGCGTGCGGGCGCGCCCACCACCACCTCCACAGGTGCGGTCCGGTTGGGTGGGAACTCGCGGTGCAGGATGTCGTCGACCTGTCGTGCGCTCGCGCTCGAAGGCAGCACGCTCGCGTCCACCGACGTGAACCTGATGCTCCAGAACGGAATGCCGAGCACGATCAGAAACGCCGCGCTCGCGGCCGCGATGGGCGCCGGCCGGCGCATAACGAAGCGCGACAGCCGGTACCACCCGCCGCGGTCCTCGCGCCGGGCCTCTCGCTCGGCGGCCCGCGCGAGCCTCCTCGGTGCGAACGCGTTCACCCGCGGGCCGAGGACGCTCAGCAGCGCCGGCAACACCACGAGCGCCAGACCCGCGGCGAGCAGAGCGACGAGCGCCCCGGCGATGCCCATCGAGTACAGAAAGCGCTGGGGGAAGATCGCCAGCGAGGCCACCGCGGCGGCGATCGTGAGCGAGCTGAACACGATCGCGCGCCCGGCGGTCCGAAGCGTGCGCCGAAGCGCGGTGACGCCGAAGCCCGAGCTCGCCGCCTCCTCGCGGTAGCGCGAGACCATGAAGAGGCTGTAGTCGATCGCGAGCCCGAGCCCGAGTCCGGTGACCAGGTTGAGCGAGAACACAGACAGGTCCGCGAAGCTCGTGACGATCCGCAGCGCGAAGAACGTGGCGACGATCGCGAGGCCTCCGAGGAGCGGCGGCAGCAGGGCCGCCACGAGCGACCTGAAGAAGAGGAGCGAGAGCAGGAAGATGAACGGGAACGCGAGCAGCTCCGCATGTGCGAGGTCCTTGCCCACCTGCGAGTTCACCTGCGCGCTGGCGATCGCCTCGCCGCCGAGCTTGACGTCTCGCTGGCCGGAGAAGCCGTTCTTGATGTGGTCCGCCACATCCTGGAGCGTCTTGTCCGGCAGCGGCCTGAAGTAGGCGAGCACATAGGTCGAGCGGCCGTCGCGCGAGACCATCGCCGGGTCGTGCGTGTCGTAGTAGCTCGCCACGCGCGCCACGTCCGGCTGCGCGCGCAGCTGCGCCGCGACCTCCCGGACGCGCGCCTTCGCCGCCGCGCTGCGCACCCGCCCCGGCTGGACGAGAGCAACCACTCCCGCGTCGATCTGCCGCCCGGCGGCATGCTCGAAGCGGTTCGTGGCCTGCACGCTCTGCGTGGCCGCGTCCTTCGCCCCGTACGGGCTCATGTGCTTGGCCACCGACGTGCCCACCGCTCCCGCGATCGCCGCGGCCACAACCGTGAGAGCGAGCACCCGGCGCGCATTGGCGTCAAGGAACGTGGCGAGTCTTCCCAGCATCGGTTTGCTCCTTCGCTTGTGGCCTGCCTTGCTTGACGCAAGCCACCGTAAAGATGACCCTAACTTTTGTCAAGCAAGTGGGCTACTCTTTAGGAACCGTGCTGCAGCGCGACTATCCAGACCAGGTCTGCTCGATCGCCCGTGCGCTCGAAGTCACCGGCGAACGCTGGACGATGCTGATCGTGCGTGACGCCGTGGTGGGCCTGACGCGCTTCGAGGAGTTCCAAGAGAGCCTCGGGATCGCGTCGAACGTGCTCACCAACCGGCTCAAGCTTCTGTGCGATGAGGGCGTGCTCGAGCGGGTGGCGGACCCGGAGCGTCCCGGGCGGCCCAAGTACGTGCTCACCCAGAAGGGGCGAGAGCTCGGACCCGTGCTCTTTGCCCTGATGAAGTGGGGCGACCGGCATTACCCCACGCCTAACGGCCCGCCGCGACTCACCCTCCACGCCGGCTGCGGCGGCAACATCGGGCCGGATTGGCGCTGCGACCGCTGCGGCAAGCAGGCCAGCTCGGGCGAGCTCGACCTCCCGCTTGGCCCAGGGTCGCCACGCGCATCACGCGCCACGACTTGACGTGAGCTTGGTCAGCCGCCGAAGAGCGACCGGAGGAGGCCCGAGGCGCTGCGCGGGTCGACCCCGTACTTGCGCTTGAAGCGCTCCGCGTCGGCCTTGTCCGCCAGCGCCAGCACCAATTCCTCACGCGAGGAGCCGAGGCGGCACGCGGTTCGATCGAGCAGCGCGAGCGCCTGTTGCTGGAGAAAGCCGGTCAGGCCGCCGGCGCTCGGGGCCGTGCGCTGGGCGGTGCAGGGGTTGAGGATCGCGGGCGGGCTGGGCGCCACTGCTCTGTACAGGCCCGCGTATGCCAGCGGCACCCCGATCGCCACCGCCGCCGTTGCCGCCAGGGCCGCGAGCCGCACGCCGGCGAGGAGGAGGAGCGCGGCCAGGAAACCGGCCGCGCCCGCGATCAGGAACGACGAGCGGAACGCCTTCCCCACCGCCGCGATCAGCGTGTCGTCGGCACGGCGGCCGAGTTCGTTGTAGGCGACGAGATTCGACCCGCTGAAGCGGCCGCGTTCGGCCGCGACGGCTCGGCGAAGCCCCTTCCGCGGCTGGTTCGATTCCACCCCATCGAGCAGCGCGGGCGCGAGCTTGATCTTGTCCAGCGGCGGGAGGGACGCATCGAGCACCAGCGCCACTCCCTGCTCGCGCGCCTTCTGCGTGGCCACGTTCAGCTCGTGGGCCGCGATCGGCGCGGCGATGGCGAGGATGGCCGCGATGCCGGCGTAACGGATCGTCAGGAGGCGGGCGGCGTCCCGCGGCGTGCGCTCGGGCAGTAGGTCCCCGGCAAGCGAGGTGAGCGCAAGGCCCATCCCGGCACCTGCGAGCAGCTGCGGGATAACCGTCCACCACAGCGACGCCGTGGGAAGCCAGGCCAGCGCGAGCACTCCGCCGCCCACGAGCGCGCAGCCCGCGACCGCGCGCGTGAGCGGATCGCCTCCGATCCTCGCGCCGGCGATAGCCGCTATCGGGATGACCGTGACCGCTCCGGCGGCCGCCAGCGGGCTCACGTTCCAGCCGGCCACCAGCAGCAGCACGAGCAGGAAGAGCACGGCCGCGAGCGAGGCAGACACGAGTCCGAGCGCCAGCGCCGGGCGCCAGGCGAAGGCGTGCCGCTCGGCAGGCTCCTC
It contains:
- a CDS encoding MMPL family transporter, encoding MLGRLATFLDANARRVLALTVVAAAIAGAVGTSVAKHMSPYGAKDAATQSVQATNRFEHAAGRQIDAGVVALVQPGRVRSAAAKARVREVAAQLRAQPDVARVASYYDTHDPAMVSRDGRSTYVLAYFRPLPDKTLQDVADHIKNGFSGQRDVKLGGEAIASAQVNSQVGKDLAHAELLAFPFIFLLSLLFFRSLVAALLPPLLGGLAIVATFFALRIVTSFADLSVFSLNLVTGLGLGLAIDYSLFMVSRYREEAASSGFGVTALRRTLRTAGRAIVFSSLTIAAAVASLAIFPQRFLYSMGIAGALVALLAAGLALVVLPALLSVLGPRVNAFAPRRLARAAEREARREDRGGWYRLSRFVMRRPAPIAAASAAFLIVLGIPFWSIRFTSVDASVLPSSASARQVDDILHREFPPNRTAPVEVVVGAPARSPQVRALAHRIQALPDVSAVAPAQPAGTATSLLAVAPEQGPLTGTTQRLVKSVRALDEPFYVGVAGQTASFVDLEHSLATHLPAVLGAVIGATLIILFLLTGSVVLPVKAVLMNALNLSAVFGILVLLFQHGNLEGVLGYRGQGAVDATQPILLFAVGFGLSTDYAVFLLSRIKEAHDAGIPNSEAVATGLERTGRIVTAAALLFAVAIGAFATSQIVFIKELGIGTALAVLIDASVIRALLVPSLMALLGSANWWAPTPLRRVYERFGWREYARPLPAPSN
- a CDS encoding MFS transporter, which produces MDPRRLALAVGAGLALADASIVTLALPDILRELDTTIEGVAAVIGLYTLVIAFALLPFERLASHWSVRTVGAGGFALMAAASGVCAAANTLPVLLLARGAQALGGAAGLATVFELLGGHRGRGRALWVWTAVFATAVGPAIGGALTQAFSWRAIFVFQVPIAAVGAVAVLAGPAQAPPTVEEPAERHAFAWRPALALGLVSASLAAVLFLLVLLLVAGWNVSPLAAAGAVTVIPIAAIAGARIGGDPLTRAVAGCALVGGGVLALAWLPTASLWWTVIPQLLAGAGMGLALTSLAGDLLPERTPRDAARLLTIRYAGIAAILAIAAPIAAHELNVATQKAREQGVALVLDASLPPLDKIKLAPALLDGVESNQPRKGLRRAVAAERGRFSGSNLVAYNELGRRADDTLIAAVGKAFRSSFLIAGAAGFLAALLLLAGVRLAALAATAAVAIGVPLAYAGLYRAVAPSPPAILNPCTAQRTAPSAGGLTGFLQQQALALLDRTACRLGSSREELVLALADKADAERFKRKYGVDPRSASGLLRSLFGG
- a CDS encoding helix-turn-helix domain-containing protein codes for the protein MLQRDYPDQVCSIARALEVTGERWTMLIVRDAVVGLTRFEEFQESLGIASNVLTNRLKLLCDEGVLERVADPERPGRPKYVLTQKGRELGPVLFALMKWGDRHYPTPNGPPRLTLHAGCGGNIGPDWRCDRCGKQASSGELDLPLGPGSPRASRATT